A single Solidesulfovibrio sp. DNA region contains:
- the hmcA gene encoding sulfate respiration complex hexadecaheme cytochrome HmcA, whose product MKNAKRRTGTLLVALALLGAGGLLTLTAGQGAAKDQGDDKLRADILSIDELKQFGPLTQPPVVFLHDKHTAALGKQQKFYQKECGTCHLSTKDGTMFLAYQRDDAPASAETIKNTYHNNCLKCHMDMSAAGQKSGPSDVQCKGCHNGTPDVSSNWQPITVDKRLHFRHAATQEKAENKCGACHHLYDEAAGKTVAAPAPEKVAGACVYCHTASGSTVPGRKPEKIRSLRLAAHGECVTCHRAVAASGGKDVPTGPSTCAGCHGPLDQKAIAETSLKKVPADADLRIKRGQPDFAMIRPAAADKPVIGADGKPVKAYGMPPVPFDHKYHEAKSETCVSCHHAALTSCAAKCHTVPGAKDGGNVTLEAAMHKVEAPQSCAGCHAALQKKPECAGCHAAMKKGVGDKAQCGSCHVVPTDGLDKAVAEFMGRNDKEAAAMAPALAEKLLSGKRQATATFAADDIPETVTIGSLAKDYEPSVLPHRKIVLSMVAGMKDSKLAGAFHATDAAVCQGCHHNSPASKTPPRCGNCHPAVEGTAASPRPALKAAYHNQCMGCHTAMGIDGKVVDKAPGAKPVPKATDCSGCHAEKKK is encoded by the coding sequence ATGAAAAATGCAAAACGGCGCACGGGAACACTGCTGGTCGCCCTGGCCCTGCTCGGGGCCGGCGGCTTGCTGACGCTGACGGCGGGACAGGGCGCGGCCAAGGACCAGGGCGACGACAAGCTACGGGCCGACATCCTGTCCATCGACGAACTCAAGCAGTTTGGCCCGCTCACCCAACCTCCGGTCGTCTTCCTCCACGACAAGCACACGGCGGCCCTTGGCAAGCAGCAGAAGTTCTACCAGAAGGAATGCGGCACCTGCCACCTGTCCACCAAGGACGGGACCATGTTTTTGGCCTACCAGCGCGACGACGCGCCCGCCTCGGCCGAAACCATCAAGAATACCTATCACAACAACTGCCTCAAGTGCCACATGGACATGTCCGCCGCCGGCCAGAAGTCCGGCCCCTCGGACGTCCAGTGCAAGGGCTGCCACAACGGCACCCCCGACGTCTCCTCCAACTGGCAGCCCATCACCGTGGACAAGCGCCTGCACTTCCGCCACGCCGCCACCCAGGAGAAGGCCGAGAACAAGTGCGGCGCCTGCCACCACCTCTATGACGAGGCCGCCGGCAAGACCGTGGCCGCGCCCGCGCCCGAGAAGGTCGCCGGCGCCTGCGTCTACTGCCACACCGCCTCCGGCTCCACCGTGCCCGGGCGCAAGCCGGAAAAGATCCGCTCCCTGCGCCTGGCCGCCCACGGCGAGTGCGTGACCTGCCACCGCGCCGTGGCCGCTTCCGGTGGCAAGGACGTCCCCACCGGCCCGTCCACCTGCGCCGGCTGCCACGGCCCCCTGGACCAGAAGGCCATCGCCGAGACCTCGCTTAAAAAGGTCCCGGCCGACGCCGACCTGCGCATCAAGCGCGGCCAGCCCGACTTCGCCATGATCCGCCCGGCCGCGGCCGACAAGCCGGTCATCGGCGCCGACGGCAAGCCCGTCAAAGCCTACGGCATGCCGCCGGTCCCCTTCGACCACAAGTACCACGAGGCCAAGAGCGAGACCTGCGTCTCCTGCCACCACGCCGCCCTGACCTCCTGCGCCGCAAAGTGCCACACCGTGCCCGGCGCCAAGGACGGCGGCAACGTCACCCTGGAAGCGGCCATGCACAAGGTCGAGGCGCCCCAGAGCTGCGCCGGCTGCCACGCCGCCCTCCAGAAAAAGCCCGAGTGCGCCGGCTGCCACGCCGCCATGAAAAAGGGCGTGGGCGACAAGGCCCAGTGCGGCTCCTGCCACGTGGTGCCGACCGACGGCCTGGACAAGGCCGTCGCCGAATTCATGGGCCGCAACGACAAGGAAGCCGCGGCCATGGCCCCGGCTCTGGCCGAGAAGCTGCTTTCAGGCAAGCGCCAGGCCACCGCGACCTTCGCCGCCGACGACATTCCCGAAACCGTGACCATCGGCTCCCTCGCCAAGGACTACGAACCGTCCGTCCTGCCCCACCGCAAGATCGTGCTGTCCATGGTGGCCGGCATGAAGGACAGCAAGCTGGCCGGCGCCTTCCACGCCACCGACGCGGCCGTGTGCCAGGGCTGCCATCACAACAGCCCCGCCTCCAAGACCCCGCCGCGTTGCGGCAACTGCCATCCGGCCGTCGAAGGCACCGCCGCCTCGCCGCGCCCGGCGCTCAAGGCCGCCTATCACAACCAGTGCATGGGCTGCCACACGGCCATGGGTATTGACGGCAAGGTGGTGGACAAGGCCCCCGGCGCCAAGCCCGTGCCCAAGGCCACGGATTGCTCCGGCTGCCACGCGGAAAAAAAGAAGTAG
- the hmcB gene encoding sulfate respiration complex iron-sulfur protein HmcB, translated as MKRRHFLGLLGAAGVSLTTGVSAKAASGADVAGMPNVGGVLFDASRCIGCRKCEAACNKVNDLPQPAKPFDDLTVMDTARRTDAASYTVVNKYQPKPGENPVFRKIQCNHCMEPACASACFVKAFKKTETGAVVYDASVCVGCRYCMVACPFNIPAYEYHKALAPRVMKCTLCHPRLLEGKLPGCVEACPKEALQFGKRRELINIAWDRVTASPDKYVQHVYGEHEMGGTSWLYIAPKPSFSAIGMDEHLGTTSAPELTSGALAAVPAVAGIWPVLLTGIYAISKRKDKIAEDEKKAAVEAAIAKASADAEAKLAEELSKAEVAGKRRIEVEVKKALEAAAKEQEGGEDA; from the coding sequence ATGAAACGAAGACACTTTCTGGGCCTTTTGGGCGCGGCCGGGGTGAGCCTCACCACGGGCGTTTCGGCCAAGGCCGCCTCCGGCGCCGATGTCGCCGGCATGCCCAACGTCGGCGGCGTCCTGTTCGACGCCTCCCGGTGCATCGGCTGCCGCAAGTGCGAAGCCGCCTGCAACAAGGTCAACGACCTGCCGCAGCCGGCCAAACCCTTCGACGACCTCACGGTCATGGACACGGCGCGCCGCACCGACGCCGCCTCCTACACCGTGGTCAACAAGTACCAGCCCAAACCGGGCGAGAACCCGGTCTTCCGCAAGATCCAGTGCAACCACTGCATGGAGCCGGCCTGCGCCTCGGCCTGTTTCGTGAAAGCCTTCAAGAAGACCGAGACCGGCGCCGTGGTCTACGACGCCTCGGTCTGCGTCGGCTGCCGCTACTGCATGGTGGCCTGCCCGTTCAACATCCCGGCCTACGAGTACCACAAGGCCCTCGCCCCGCGCGTCATGAAGTGCACCCTGTGCCACCCGCGCCTGCTCGAAGGCAAGCTCCCGGGCTGCGTCGAGGCCTGCCCCAAGGAGGCCCTGCAGTTCGGCAAGCGCCGCGAGCTCATCAACATCGCCTGGGACCGCGTGACGGCCAGCCCCGACAAGTACGTGCAGCACGTCTACGGCGAGCACGAGATGGGCGGCACGAGCTGGCTGTACATCGCGCCCAAGCCGTCGTTTAGCGCCATCGGCATGGACGAGCACCTGGGCACGACCTCGGCGCCGGAACTGACTTCCGGGGCCCTGGCCGCCGTGCCGGCCGTGGCCGGCATCTGGCCGGTGCTGCTCACCGGCATCTACGCCATCAGCAAGCGCAAGGACAAGATCGCCGAGGACGAGAAGAAGGCGGCCGTCGAGGCGGCCATCGCCAAGGCCAGCGCCGACGCCGAAGCCAAGCTGGCCGAGGAACTGTCCAAGGCCGAGGTCGCGGGCAAGCGGCGCATCGAAGTCGAGGTCAAAAAGGCCCTCGAAGCCGCCGCCAAGGAACAAGAAGGCGGGGAGGACGCGTAA
- the hmcC gene encoding sulfate respiration complex protein HmcC yields the protein MSTEHAKNGSLITPFNIVAGIILAAGVVVTIMRFTMGLGSVTNLSDNNPWGIWIGFDLLCGVALAAGGYTTSAACYIFGFKRFHAAVRPAILTAFLGYALVVFALNYDVGRPWRLPYPIFYQQGTTSILFEVGLCVFIYLTVLFLEYLPAAMEWKGGFDKYRGILVKLTMVLTIFGVILSTLHQSSLGALYLIVPSKLHPLWYTPYLPVMFFMSSMFAGLSMVVFEGTLSHKYFHHKMDEDYNANYLDLQFAFAKGAAWIMAGYLAMKLLGLSMDNRWAYLFTGYGAWWLLEVVGFVVLPCYCYAVGYRDRNIGLVRLAAPWTVIGIMLNRFDVSLIAFNWQLPSAERYFPSLGEIIISLFVVTIGIIAFKFIVTRMPIFYAHPAYKDSSH from the coding sequence ATGTCGACGGAACACGCCAAAAACGGCTCCCTGATCACGCCGTTTAACATTGTCGCCGGCATCATCCTGGCCGCGGGCGTCGTGGTGACCATCATGCGGTTCACCATGGGCCTGGGCTCGGTCACCAACCTCTCGGACAACAACCCCTGGGGCATCTGGATCGGCTTCGACCTGCTGTGCGGCGTCGCCCTGGCCGCCGGCGGCTACACCACCTCGGCCGCCTGCTACATCTTCGGTTTCAAGCGCTTCCACGCCGCCGTGCGCCCGGCCATCCTGACGGCCTTTCTGGGCTACGCCCTGGTCGTGTTTGCGCTCAACTACGACGTCGGCCGGCCCTGGCGCCTGCCGTACCCCATCTTCTACCAGCAGGGCACGACTTCCATCCTCTTCGAAGTCGGCCTGTGCGTGTTCATCTACCTGACGGTGCTGTTCCTGGAGTACCTGCCGGCGGCCATGGAGTGGAAGGGCGGCTTCGACAAGTACCGGGGCATCCTGGTCAAGCTGACCATGGTGCTGACCATCTTCGGCGTCATCCTGTCCACCCTGCACCAGTCCTCGCTGGGCGCCCTGTACCTCATCGTCCCCTCCAAGCTGCACCCCCTGTGGTACACTCCCTACCTGCCGGTCATGTTCTTCATGTCCAGCATGTTCGCCGGCCTGTCCATGGTCGTCTTCGAGGGGACGCTGTCGCACAAGTACTTCCATCACAAGATGGACGAGGACTACAACGCCAACTACCTGGACCTGCAGTTCGCCTTCGCCAAGGGGGCGGCCTGGATCATGGCCGGCTACCTGGCCATGAAGCTCCTGGGCCTGTCCATGGACAACCGCTGGGCCTACCTCTTCACCGGCTACGGCGCCTGGTGGCTGCTGGAAGTGGTCGGCTTCGTGGTCCTGCCGTGCTACTGCTACGCCGTGGGCTACCGCGACCGCAACATCGGCCTGGTGCGCCTGGCCGCCCCGTGGACGGTCATCGGCATCATGCTCAACCGCTTCGACGTGAGCCTCATTGCCTTCAACTGGCAGTTGCCGAGCGCCGAGCGCTACTTCCCGAGCCTGGGCGAGATCATCATCTCCCTGTTCGTGGTCACCATCGGCATCATCGCCTTCAAGTTCATCGTCACCCGCATGCCGATCTTCTACGCGCATCCGGCGTACAAAGACTCGTCCCACTAG
- the hmcD gene encoding sulfate respiration complex protein HmcD, protein MFNTLQDLMLHNKSITYVLMGLVLVCFIGFWRFLTGREERNRRY, encoded by the coding sequence ATGTTTAACACCCTGCAAGACCTGATGCTGCACAACAAGAGCATCACCTATGTCCTCATGGGCCTGGTGCTCGTCTGCTTCATCGGCTTCTGGCGTTTTCTGACGGGTCGCGAAGAACGCAACCGGCGCTACTAG
- the hmcE gene encoding sulfate respiration complex protein HmcE produces MYAFLTGPMLWLSFAIFVIGCAWRVVKYVKGLSWQLDRVPYGYYRELAWKGALKSIFHWITPYGSRSWRFKPLYAAAFFLLHIGLVIVPLFLFAHVMLVSERFGISWPTLPAGLADALTILALAAGAFILLRRFALPEVRIITTPHDLWIMAISLAPLLTGFVAAHQAGEGNGWLLAHIVTGEIWLVAIPFTKLSHVVLFFCSRAQIGVDFGVKRGGQRGRGIVW; encoded by the coding sequence ATGTATGCATTCCTGACGGGGCCGATGCTGTGGCTGTCGTTCGCCATATTCGTCATCGGCTGCGCCTGGCGCGTCGTCAAATACGTCAAGGGCCTCAGTTGGCAGCTCGACCGCGTGCCCTACGGCTACTACCGCGAGCTGGCCTGGAAAGGGGCGCTCAAGTCCATCTTCCACTGGATCACCCCCTACGGCTCGCGCAGCTGGCGGTTCAAGCCGCTGTATGCCGCGGCCTTCTTCCTGCTGCACATCGGCCTGGTCATCGTGCCGCTGTTCCTGTTTGCCCACGTCATGCTCGTGTCCGAGCGCTTCGGCATCTCCTGGCCGACCCTGCCGGCCGGGCTGGCCGACGCCTTGACCATCCTGGCCCTGGCCGCCGGGGCGTTCATCCTGCTGCGCCGCTTCGCCCTGCCGGAAGTGCGCATCATCACCACGCCCCATGACCTGTGGATCATGGCCATCAGCCTGGCGCCGCTTTTGACGGGCTTCGTGGCCGCCCACCAGGCCGGCGAGGGCAACGGCTGGCTGCTGGCCCACATCGTGACCGGCGAGATCTGGCTTGTCGCCATCCCGTTCACCAAGCTCTCCCACGTGGTGCTGTTTTTCTGTTCCCGGGCGCAAATCGGCGTGGACTTCGGCGTCAAGCGCGGCGGCCAGCGCGGCCGCGGCATCGTCTGGTAG
- the hmcF gene encoding sulfate respiration complex iron-sulfur protein HmcF, with protein sequence MPEGIYCNKTPITTEEALKALLSDTRGTKYYAEMEQLEVDREKLWATIQKTFKSRMQTWLDVCARCGLCADSCFLYLVNDRNPEQVPSYKIHSTLGEIIKRKGDVDGAFMRHAMEVAWSRCTCCNRCAQFCPHGIDIGVMMGYTRGLLYSQGFVPWELKIGAGMHRVYRAQMDVTTEDWVETCEWMAEEQQDDWPGLEIPVDKEDADIMYTCNAREPKHYPEDLAEAAILFHIAGENWTVPSEGWEQTSLSMFAGDWEACKLQVQTVYAAIERLRPKRVVGTECGHAHRATVVEGPYWAGRPDGQPPAPYIHYVQWVAEALREGKLKIDPAKRIKQPVTYQDSCNYIRNWGLAETAREILSYIVEPGYLVEMTPNKEYNYCCGGGGGFNGIGKFRPMRNKALLTKRDQILATGAKLVIAPCHNCWDAIRDLEEEYHIHIDWSFLKPLLLKMVIVPEHLLPKDEDSEE encoded by the coding sequence ATGCCTGAAGGTATCTACTGCAACAAGACGCCGATCACGACCGAGGAGGCCTTAAAGGCCCTGCTCTCGGACACGCGCGGCACGAAATACTACGCGGAAATGGAACAGCTGGAGGTGGACCGCGAAAAGCTGTGGGCCACCATCCAGAAAACCTTCAAATCCCGCATGCAGACCTGGCTCGACGTCTGCGCCCGCTGCGGGCTGTGCGCCGACTCCTGCTTCCTGTACCTGGTCAACGACCGCAACCCCGAGCAGGTGCCGTCGTACAAGATCCATTCGACCCTGGGCGAGATCATCAAGCGCAAGGGCGACGTGGATGGCGCCTTCATGCGCCACGCCATGGAAGTGGCCTGGTCGCGCTGCACCTGCTGCAACCGCTGCGCCCAGTTCTGCCCCCACGGCATCGACATCGGCGTCATGATGGGCTACACCCGCGGCCTGCTCTATTCCCAGGGCTTCGTGCCCTGGGAGCTGAAAATCGGCGCCGGCATGCACCGCGTCTACCGGGCCCAGATGGACGTGACCACCGAGGACTGGGTCGAGACCTGCGAGTGGATGGCCGAGGAGCAGCAGGACGATTGGCCCGGGCTCGAGATCCCCGTGGACAAGGAAGACGCGGACATCATGTACACCTGCAACGCCCGCGAGCCCAAGCACTACCCCGAGGACCTGGCCGAGGCGGCCATCCTCTTCCACATCGCCGGGGAAAACTGGACCGTGCCGTCCGAGGGCTGGGAGCAGACCAGCCTGTCCATGTTCGCCGGGGACTGGGAAGCCTGCAAGCTGCAGGTGCAAACCGTCTACGCCGCCATCGAGCGCCTGCGCCCCAAGCGCGTGGTCGGCACGGAATGCGGCCACGCCCACCGGGCCACGGTCGTCGAGGGCCCCTACTGGGCCGGCCGGCCCGACGGCCAGCCGCCGGCGCCCTACATCCACTACGTCCAGTGGGTGGCCGAGGCCCTGCGCGAAGGCAAGCTCAAGATCGATCCGGCCAAGCGCATCAAGCAGCCCGTGACCTACCAGGACTCCTGCAACTATATCCGCAACTGGGGCCTGGCCGAAACCGCCCGCGAGATCCTGTCCTACATCGTCGAGCCGGGCTACCTGGTCGAGATGACGCCCAACAAGGAATACAACTACTGCTGCGGCGGCGGCGGCGGCTTCAACGGCATCGGCAAGTTCCGCCCCATGCGCAACAAGGCCTTGCTCACCAAGCGCGACCAGATTCTCGCCACCGGGGCCAAGCTCGTCATCGCCCCCTGCCACAACTGCTGGGACGCCATCCGCGACCTCGAGGAAGAGTACCACATCCACATCGACTGGTCCTTCCTCAAGCCGCTCCTGCTCAAGATGGTCATCGTGCCCGAGCACTTGTTGCCCAAGGACGAGGACAGCGAGGAATAG
- a CDS encoding universal stress protein, with protein sequence MFGKIVFATSGAPDCDSAARVAFDMAGRYGSEIIVFHCLGIPGKGDSNLVLDVRTGEEVDADEEYLEGVREELRTTYAIQLSGCKKAGIEIAVGNPSREVLRLARKADADLIVMGARGQGLEVGGFYKRGVIGGTHEKVAKAARCPVLTVARPAASFWGGFSNIVFATDFSKASESAFKLAEAVARDVQGDLHLFHCLDLDKLQSPIALTQEGIEGRLAEARRKIQVNYASKLGELAKRTSIEVWEGSPYVEIVKFARERQADLIVMAHHTRELDPDERPFGSTLEQVLVRATCPVISINRPDKLPQAGDA encoded by the coding sequence ATGTTTGGGAAAATAGTGTTTGCGACTTCGGGAGCGCCGGATTGCGACAGCGCCGCCCGCGTGGCCTTCGACATGGCCGGCCGTTACGGCTCGGAAATCATCGTCTTCCATTGCCTGGGCATCCCGGGCAAGGGGGACAGCAACCTGGTCCTCGACGTGCGCACGGGCGAGGAAGTGGACGCCGACGAGGAATACCTGGAGGGCGTGCGCGAGGAACTGCGCACCACCTACGCCATCCAGCTCTCGGGCTGCAAGAAGGCCGGCATCGAGATCGCCGTGGGCAATCCCTCCCGCGAGGTCCTGCGCCTGGCCCGCAAGGCCGACGCCGACCTCATCGTCATGGGCGCCCGCGGCCAGGGCCTGGAGGTCGGCGGCTTCTACAAGCGCGGCGTCATCGGCGGCACCCACGAGAAGGTGGCCAAGGCCGCCCGCTGCCCGGTGCTGACCGTGGCCCGCCCGGCCGCCTCGTTCTGGGGCGGGTTCTCCAACATCGTCTTCGCCACGGACTTCTCCAAGGCCTCGGAGTCGGCCTTCAAGCTGGCCGAGGCCGTCGCCCGGGACGTGCAGGGCGATTTGCACCTGTTCCACTGCCTGGACCTCGACAAGCTCCAGTCGCCCATCGCCCTGACCCAGGAGGGCATCGAGGGCCGCCTGGCCGAGGCCCGGCGCAAGATCCAGGTCAACTACGCCTCCAAGCTGGGCGAGCTGGCCAAGCGGACCTCCATTGAGGTCTGGGAAGGATCGCCCTATGTGGAGATCGTCAAGTTCGCGCGCGAGCGGCAGGCCGACCTCATCGTCATGGCCCACCACACCCGCGAGCTCGATCCCGACGAGCGGCCCTTCGGCAGCACCCTGGAACAGGTCCTGGTGCGGGCCACTTGTCCCGTGATCAGCATCAACCGCCCGGACAAGCTGCCGCAGGCGGGTGATGCCTAG
- a CDS encoding response regulator: MTKKTILTVDDDPNIRDYLEAVFTDNGYNVVLAENGDKALEILKDLRPDLITLDVEMPDKSGPWVGRAIQKDTSLATIPIVVITGHSELTYIIPKAAAFLAKPFEADEVVRVVRGILGE; this comes from the coding sequence ATGACCAAGAAAACCATTCTGACCGTGGACGACGATCCCAATATCCGCGACTACCTGGAAGCCGTGTTCACCGACAACGGCTACAACGTGGTCCTGGCCGAAAACGGCGACAAGGCCTTGGAGATCTTAAAGGACCTGCGGCCCGACCTCATCACCCTGGACGTGGAGATGCCCGACAAGTCCGGCCCCTGGGTCGGCCGGGCCATCCAGAAGGACACCTCCCTGGCCACCATCCCCATCGTGGTCATCACCGGCCACAGCGAACTGACCTACATCATCCCCAAGGCGGCGGCCTTTCTGGCCAAGCCCTTCGAGGCCGACGAGGTCGTGCGCGTGGTGCGCGGCATCCTCGGCGAGTAA
- a CDS encoding response regulator: MSESLLLVDDEEDIRRFLGLFLADLGYDVHAAANGEEALAVFDAVAPSIVLTDIKMPVMDGLELLKRIKARSPETEVVMISGHGDMDLAISCLQYDAADFVTKPINHDILDAALKRIDEKLAMRRELRQYTQNLEKLVREKSSRVVELERQLAAGQMAETMCQAISGLSADLGEGAGYFNEMPCFVAVHNASLEVVATNQLYKDRLGDMVGRHSWEVYAGQALRGFDGPIWKTFETGKGQRSRETMLCKNGRELPVMVHTSPIAATNGKVELVLEMAVDVSEIKRLQEELRVTQQKYMDLFDATPCSIVVRDRAGTVVANNRRFVEDFGEAVGRPCYDVFKHRGEPCADCPAEQTFADGEPHFQETVVTTRDGRQLNVLISTAAIRNAAGDVIEVMEMSADITSIRQLQSHLTSLGLMLGSISHGVKGMLTALEGAVYRVESGLKRGDVARSQAAAEAVRALVGRVRALVLNVLYYAKSRELAPESVDVAAFATSLAQTVAPKAAREGVTLTADIGSDLGAMAVDAVNLQAALVNILENAVDACLADTAKPEHHIAYRVRREGAVIVFDIEDNGMGMDQETREKAFTLFFSSKGLKGTGLGLFIAHDMVAKHGGSIDLTSESGLGTRFVVRIPDTPPAATDTPAVPGQAEGRPA; this comes from the coding sequence ATGAGCGAATCCCTGCTTCTCGTCGACGACGAGGAAGACATCCGCCGCTTCCTGGGTCTCTTCCTGGCCGACCTCGGCTACGACGTCCACGCCGCCGCCAACGGCGAGGAAGCCCTGGCCGTCTTCGACGCCGTGGCCCCTTCCATCGTGCTCACCGACATCAAGATGCCGGTCATGGACGGGCTGGAACTCCTCAAGCGCATCAAGGCCAGAAGCCCGGAGACGGAAGTGGTCATGATCTCCGGTCACGGCGACATGGACCTGGCCATCAGCTGCCTGCAGTACGACGCGGCGGATTTCGTCACCAAGCCCATCAACCACGACATCCTCGACGCCGCGCTCAAACGCATCGACGAAAAGCTGGCCATGCGCCGGGAGCTGCGCCAGTACACGCAGAACCTGGAAAAGCTCGTGCGCGAGAAATCCAGCCGCGTGGTGGAGCTCGAACGCCAGCTGGCCGCCGGCCAGATGGCCGAGACCATGTGCCAGGCCATCTCCGGCCTCTCGGCCGACCTGGGCGAGGGCGCCGGCTATTTCAACGAGATGCCCTGCTTCGTGGCCGTGCACAACGCCTCCCTCGAAGTCGTGGCCACCAATCAATTGTACAAGGACCGCCTGGGCGACATGGTCGGCCGCCACAGCTGGGAGGTCTACGCCGGCCAGGCCCTGCGCGGCTTCGACGGCCCCATCTGGAAGACCTTCGAGACCGGCAAGGGCCAGCGCTCCCGCGAGACCATGCTGTGCAAAAACGGCCGTGAGCTGCCGGTCATGGTCCACACCTCGCCCATCGCCGCCACCAACGGCAAGGTCGAGCTGGTGCTGGAAATGGCCGTGGACGTCAGCGAGATCAAACGCCTCCAGGAAGAGCTGCGCGTCACCCAGCAGAAGTACATGGACCTCTTCGACGCCACCCCGTGCTCCATCGTCGTGCGCGACCGGGCGGGCACGGTCGTGGCCAACAACCGCCGCTTCGTCGAGGATTTCGGCGAGGCCGTGGGCCGGCCCTGCTACGACGTCTTCAAGCACCGCGGCGAACCCTGCGCGGACTGCCCGGCCGAACAGACTTTCGCCGACGGCGAACCCCATTTCCAGGAGACCGTGGTCACCACCCGCGACGGCCGCCAGCTCAACGTGCTCATCTCCACGGCCGCCATCCGCAACGCCGCCGGGGACGTGATCGAGGTCATGGAGATGTCCGCCGACATCACCAGCATCCGCCAGTTGCAAAGCCACCTGACGTCGCTCGGGCTCATGCTCGGCTCCATCTCCCATGGCGTCAAGGGGATGCTCACGGCCCTGGAGGGGGCGGTCTACCGCGTGGAATCGGGCCTCAAGCGCGGGGACGTGGCTCGGTCCCAGGCCGCGGCCGAGGCGGTCAGGGCGCTGGTCGGCCGGGTGCGGGCGCTGGTGCTCAACGTGCTCTACTACGCCAAATCCCGGGAGCTGGCCCCGGAGAGCGTGGACGTGGCCGCCTTCGCCACCTCCCTGGCCCAGACCGTGGCCCCGAAAGCCGCCCGGGAAGGCGTGACCCTGACAGCCGACATCGGTTCCGACCTCGGCGCCATGGCCGTGGACGCCGTCAATTTGCAGGCCGCCCTGGTCAATATCCTGGAAAACGCCGTGGATGCCTGCCTGGCCGACACGGCCAAGCCCGAACACCATATCGCTTACCGCGTGCGCCGCGAGGGCGCGGTCATCGTCTTCGACATCGAGGACAACGGCATGGGCATGGACCAGGAGACCCGGGAAAAGGCTTTTACGCTCTTTTTCTCTTCCAAGGGCCTCAAGGGGACCGGGCTGGGCCTTTTCATCGCCCACGACATGGTGGCCAAGCACGGCGGGAGCATTGACCTCACCTCCGAGTCCGGGCTGGGCACCCGCTTCGTGGTGCGCATTCCGGACACGCCGCCGGCGGCCACGGACACGCCGGCCGTTCCCGGACAGGCCGAGGGCCGCCCGGCGTAG